From the genome of Nitrospirota bacterium:
GAGACGCTTTCGATGCGGGTGAAGGGGACAAAGATCCTTTTCGGCCCTGACGGCATCAACCAGGCTGCTGCTCACGAAACGGCAGACGTCGTGATCTCGGCGATTGTCGGTTCTGCCGGGCTTCTGCCGACGCTGACGGCCATACGTGCGGGAAAGGACGTCGGCCTTGCCAACAAGGAGGCCCTTGTCATGGCGGGAGGCATCGTCATGGCTGAGGCCAGAAAAAATGGGGTCAGGATCATCCCTGTTGACAGCGAACATTCGGCAGTGTTCCAGTGTCTGGAGGGACGGAAGAAAGAGGACCTCAGGAAGATTGTGCTGACTGCTTCGGGCGGCCCCTTTGTGAACAAGGTAAAGGACGAGCTTGAGGATATGACTGCAACAGACGCACTTAAGCACCCAAACTGGTCCATGGGCAGGAAGATATCGATCGATTCTGCAACGCTGATGAACAAGGGGCTTGAGGTCATCGAGGCCTGCTGGCTTTTTGATATTTCCCCTGATCTTGTTGATGTGCTGATCCATCCCCAGAGCATTGTGCATTCGATGGTAGAGTTCCGGGACCGGACCTTTCTTGCGCAGCTGTCAATGCCTGATATGCGTGCGCCGATCGCGTATGCGCTTTCGTGGCCCGACAGGCTTGATCTCCCCATCCAGAGCCTTGAGCTTGACAGGATCGGTCAGCTCACGTTCAAAAAGCCTGACCACGACAGTTTCCCCTGCCTTACGTATGCCTATGAAGCCATACGGCAGGGAGGGACAGCACCTGCCGTACTCAACGCTGCCAACGAGGTGGCTGTCCATGCATTTCTCGATAAAGCGATAGGTTTTAATGATATTCCTGCTGTCATCAGGAAAACGGTTATGGCGCATAAACGCATTGCGCAGCCGTCTCTTGATGAGGTGATCGCGGCAGACAGATGGGCGCGGCTGAAAGCCGGGTCCCTTATGAAGGAGATACAGCAATGATGTTCGTTTACGCGGTGGTACTGTTGGGCATCCTCATCTTTGTGCATGAGTTGGGCCATTTTATCTTTGCGAAGTCCCTGGGCATAAAGGTGCTTAAATTCTCATTGGGCTTTGGACCGAAACTGATCGGCAGGAAATATGGCGAGACAGAATATCTGCTCTCTGCATTTCCCCTTGGCGGGTATGTGAAGATGTTGGGCCAGTCCGATACGCCTGACGAGGAAGAAGTGATTTCCGAGGAAGAAAAACATAGGGCTTACAATTTTCAGCCGATCTGGAAACGGTTCTGCGTGGTCTTTTCCGGGCCTTTTTTCAACCTCTGCTTTGCCGTGCTCATCTTCTTCCTGGTCTTCATGAACGGTGTGCCGTATATGCTTGCCGAAGTGGGCACGATCACCCCGGATTCTCCCGCAGCCAAACAGGGGCTCACGAAAGGGGACAGGATTATTGAGGTCGATGGCCGGCGGATCCTCAGGTGGGACGAAATGACCGAAATCATCCATAAGCAGCCGGGCAAAGAGATGGCGGTAACGATCGACAGAAACGGCAGTATCATCACCGTGACGGTGAAGCCGGAGAAAAAGATGGTCAAAAACCTCTTTGGCGAGGATAAAGAGGTTGGCCTGATCGGCATAACGCCTTCAGGGAAAACCGAGATGAAGAATGAGGGTGTTGTCGGGGCCTTTTCGCTGGCTTTTTCCCGCACCTGGGATATTTCAGTTTTGACGCTCCTTTCGATGGTGAAACTGATTCAGAGGATCATCCCTGCCGATACCATCGGCGGCCCGATCATGATATTTCAGATGGCAGGCCAGCAGGCCAGCCAGGGCGCCATGAGTTTCTTCACCTTCATGGCAGTGATCAGCATCAATCTCGGTGTGCTTAACCTGCTGCCGATCCCTGTGCTTGACGGCGGTCATATCCTTTTTATGGGCATCGAGGCGATCAGAAGAAAGCCGCTCAGCGATAAGGTGATCATCATAGCCCAGAAGGTCGGACTGGTATTGCTGCTGAGCCTCATGGCCTTTGCCTTTTACAATGACATCGTTCGTATTATTACGGGGAAAACGTTCTGAGCATGACCCATATTCTCAAGATCAGGATCTATTACGAGGACACCGACTGCGGTAATGTCGTCTATTATGCGAACTACCTGAAATATTGTGAACGTGCCAGGACAGAGTTTCTTGAGTCAAAAGGCATAGGCATGAAACAGCTTATTGAAGACGGCATATTTTTTGTCGTGGCCGAGGCTTCCCTAAAATACCTGTCACCCGGCAGATATGGCGACATCCTTGCCATAGAAACGACGATTGACCGGGTAGGGCCTGCTTCCATCAGTTTTAACCATGAGATAAGGCGTGACGCAACAGGACAGCGGCTGGTCCAGGCAGCCGTGAAACTCGGCTGTGTGAACCGGGACATGAAGCCTTTGCGGCTGCGGCAGGATATCATGAACGCCGCAGCGGAGGAAGGACAGGCATGATCAGGCCTTCTTCGTTGATCAAGCAGACATCTGCAGGAGGCGTTATCTTCAGGAAGGCGGAAGGCGGCGTAGAGGTGGCCCTTGTCTCTGTCAAGGGGGGCAAGGCATGGTGTCTTCCAAAGGGTATTGTCGACAAGGGGGAGACGCCTGAGATGACTGCGGTCAGGGAGGTCAGGGAAGAGACGGGATTGACCGGCAGGATTGTTGATAAACTTGGCGACATCAACTACTGGTATTTCATTAGGGGCGAGAATGCGAAATGCAGGAAGACGGTCTCCTTTTATCTCATGGAGTATGTGGGGGGAGAAACATCGGACCATGATGATGAAGTGGACAGCGCCGAGTGGCTCTCGTTTGGCAGCGCCTTTAAGCATATAACGTACAGGGGCGACAGGTCGATCCTGGAGAAGGCGTTTGCGGCGCTGAAGGAACTGCATACCTGATATGAAAAAAATACAGAGCAGGCAGGCCATCAGAAAGATATGCGACAGGCT
Proteins encoded in this window:
- a CDS encoding 1-deoxy-D-xylulose-5-phosphate reductoisomerase, with translation MKRITILGSTGSIGQSTLDVISRNRSDYRAVALVAGRNIDLLEDQISAFNPEVVAVADEKMAETLSMRVKGTKILFGPDGINQAAAHETADVVISAIVGSAGLLPTLTAIRAGKDVGLANKEALVMAGGIVMAEARKNGVRIIPVDSEHSAVFQCLEGRKKEDLRKIVLTASGGPFVNKVKDELEDMTATDALKHPNWSMGRKISIDSATLMNKGLEVIEACWLFDISPDLVDVLIHPQSIVHSMVEFRDRTFLAQLSMPDMRAPIAYALSWPDRLDLPIQSLELDRIGQLTFKKPDHDSFPCLTYAYEAIRQGGTAPAVLNAANEVAVHAFLDKAIGFNDIPAVIRKTVMAHKRIAQPSLDEVIAADRWARLKAGSLMKEIQQ
- the rseP gene encoding RIP metalloprotease RseP, translated to MMFVYAVVLLGILIFVHELGHFIFAKSLGIKVLKFSLGFGPKLIGRKYGETEYLLSAFPLGGYVKMLGQSDTPDEEEVISEEEKHRAYNFQPIWKRFCVVFSGPFFNLCFAVLIFFLVFMNGVPYMLAEVGTITPDSPAAKQGLTKGDRIIEVDGRRILRWDEMTEIIHKQPGKEMAVTIDRNGSIITVTVKPEKKMVKNLFGEDKEVGLIGITPSGKTEMKNEGVVGAFSLAFSRTWDISVLTLLSMVKLIQRIIPADTIGGPIMIFQMAGQQASQGAMSFFTFMAVISINLGVLNLLPIPVLDGGHILFMGIEAIRRKPLSDKVIIIAQKVGLVLLLSLMAFAFYNDIVRIITGKTF
- a CDS encoding YbgC/FadM family acyl-CoA thioesterase, producing the protein MTHILKIRIYYEDTDCGNVVYYANYLKYCERARTEFLESKGIGMKQLIEDGIFFVVAEASLKYLSPGRYGDILAIETTIDRVGPASISFNHEIRRDATGQRLVQAAVKLGCVNRDMKPLRLRQDIMNAAAEEGQA
- a CDS encoding NUDIX hydrolase, which produces MIRPSSLIKQTSAGGVIFRKAEGGVEVALVSVKGGKAWCLPKGIVDKGETPEMTAVREVREETGLTGRIVDKLGDINYWYFIRGENAKCRKTVSFYLMEYVGGETSDHDDEVDSAEWLSFGSAFKHITYRGDRSILEKAFAALKELHT